In Marinitoga sp. 38H-ov, one DNA window encodes the following:
- a CDS encoding alpha/beta hydrolase-fold protein: MKKIIIILSIVILLFSSCSYFQNNKGTAINDKYNYVTIIVSVPDYTPNDSNIYIAGNFNNWNPVDELYKLKKEKDKYIITLKADPGFTMEYKITRGNWETVEKGKEGEEISNRVYTFDNKNNTIEITVYNWRDFVEKGEGNVKHTLTGNIKIINDFYLKELNKKRRIWIYLPPDYETSNKKYPVLYMHDGQNVFDAATSFVGEWEVDETLEKLFNEGKTNGVIIVAIDNGGNDRLNEYSPWKWDNTNIQIAKGQGGEGDKYVDSIVYSLKPYIDSNFRTIQEDTGIMGSSMGGLISLYAAIKYPEIFKKVGALSSAFWFADNKITEYAKDRGYVGDIKVFLYVGGKEGSDPDKYKNDTIEMAELLKNLGYKNVNLLIDENGVHNESYWAKHFEEIFLWLYSK; this comes from the coding sequence ATGAAAAAAATTATTATTATTTTATCTATAGTAATTTTATTATTTAGTAGTTGTTCTTATTTTCAAAACAACAAGGGTACTGCTATCAATGATAAATACAATTATGTTACTATAATAGTTTCTGTTCCTGATTATACGCCAAATGATTCAAATATATATATAGCAGGTAATTTTAATAATTGGAATCCAGTTGATGAATTATACAAATTAAAAAAAGAAAAAGATAAGTATATAATAACTTTAAAAGCTGATCCTGGTTTTACCATGGAGTATAAAATAACTAGAGGAAATTGGGAAACGGTTGAAAAGGGAAAAGAAGGTGAAGAAATATCAAATAGAGTATATACATTTGATAATAAAAACAACACTATTGAAATTACTGTATATAATTGGAGGGATTTTGTAGAAAAAGGAGAGGGAAATGTGAAACATACATTAACAGGAAATATAAAAATAATAAATGACTTTTATTTAAAGGAATTAAATAAAAAAAGAAGAATATGGATATATTTGCCACCTGATTATGAAACATCAAATAAAAAATATCCAGTTTTATATATGCATGATGGTCAAAATGTTTTTGATGCTGCAACTTCATTTGTTGGTGAATGGGAAGTAGATGAAACATTAGAAAAGTTGTTTAATGAAGGAAAAACAAATGGTGTAATTATTGTTGCGATAGATAATGGGGGAAATGATAGATTAAATGAATATTCTCCATGGAAATGGGATAATACAAATATTCAAATTGCTAAAGGTCAAGGTGGAGAAGGAGATAAATACGTTGACTCAATAGTATATTCTCTTAAACCATATATTGATAGCAACTTTAGAACTATTCAAGAAGATACTGGGATTATGGGAAGTTCAATGGGTGGATTAATATCATTATATGCAGCAATAAAATATCCTGAGATATTCAAAAAAGTTGGAGCATTATCTTCAGCTTTTTGGTTTGCTGATAACAAAATTACAGAATATGCAAAAGATAGAGGATACGTTGGAGATATAAAAGTATTTTTATATGTAGGGGGTAAAGAAGGTAGTGATCCTGACAAGTATAAAAATGATACAATAGAAATGGCAGAATTATTGAAAAATTTAGGGTATAAAAATGTAAATTTATTAATAGATGAAAATGGGGTTCACAACGAATCTTATTGGGCAAAGCATTTTGAAGAAATATTCTTATGGCTATATAGCAAATAG